From a single Portunus trituberculatus isolate SZX2019 chromosome 15, ASM1759143v1, whole genome shotgun sequence genomic region:
- the LOC123504288 gene encoding proline-rich extensin-like protein EPR1 produces MIRFVALLATLGLALGGPSPDLPATGYGAPPPPSYGPPPAPTYGPPPSQCYPQIKYVTQYQTKVEQVPVHKTVYKTQLVPTTLYKTHLQTQLITKYERQYVPKYVTTTYEQTRVVHKTQYVPDIRTQYVTEYMTDTKYSSVYLTKTSYVTQIVTTTQVRYSTQVEYTPHYITTTQHVTKLAYSTQLIPQYTTVVKHQQRYITHCPEPTYGPPPTSYGPPEPIYSPPEPIYSPPEPIYSPPEPIYKAPEPTYEPPAPIYHAPEPPAPSYQAPAPTYGAPTPTPSFGY; encoded by the exons ATGATCCGCTTTGTGGCGCTACTGGCGACCCTCGGGTTAGCCCTGGGCGGCCCCTCCCCTGACCTCCCCGCGACAGGCTATGGTGCACCTCCACCCCCAAGCTATGGCCCTCCCCCAGCTCCCACTTACGGCCCACCACCCTCCCAGTGCTACCCACAGATCAAATACGTCACTCAGTACCAGACGAAGGTTGAGCAG GTGCCGGTTCACAAGACAGTGTACAAGACCCAGCTGGTGCCCACGACCCTCTACAAGACCCACCTGCAGACTCAGCTCATCACCAAGTACGAGCGCCAGTATGTGCCTAAGtacgtcaccaccacctacgAGCAAACCCGAGTCGTGCACAAGACCCAGTACGTGCCGGACATCAGGACCCAGTACGTGACCGAGTACATGACGGACACCAAGTACAGCAGCGTTTACCTCACCAAGACCTCCTACGTCACCCAGATAGTCACCACGACGCAGGTTCGCTACTCTACACAGGTGGAGTACACAccacattacatcaccaccactcagcaCGTCACCAAGCTGGCATACTCCACCCAGCTGATCCCACAGTACACCACAGTTGTCAAGCACCAGCAGCGTTACATCACCCACTGCCCAGAGCCTACCTACGGTCCCCCACCAACCTCCTATGGCCCTCCTGAGCCTATCTACAGTCCCCCTGAGCCTATCTACAGTCCCCCTGAACCTATCTACAGTCCCCCTGAGCCTATCTACAAAGCCCCTGAACCAACCTATGAACCTCCAGCGCCCATTTATCACGCCCCCGAGCCACCTGCGCCATCTTACCAGGCACCGGCGCCCACCTATGGAGCCCCTACCCCTACTCCGTCTTTTGGGTACTAA